Proteins from a genomic interval of Micromonospora sp. NBC_00389:
- a CDS encoding DUF3027 domain-containing protein, translating into MCTILAHLIQVRRTTAAKGSPGVPVTPAGRMGNNGEVTRPVSTRAARLDQVCAAAVEVARAGITEVDADDVGDHLQVVAEGDRLVTHYFECCLAGYRGWRWAVTVTRVPRSRTVTICETVLLPGPDALLAPGWLPWQERLKPGDLGPGDLLPTSPDDDRLVPGYLLSDDPAVEETAWELGLGRARVLSREGRADAAQRWYEGDHGPAAAISASAPSAARCGTCGFYLPLAGAMRQAFGACGNFYAPDDGRVVSADHGCGAHSETLIEAAETAVEELPTVYDDSAVEAMSVSRAPGSVEAAEPAEPYGHS; encoded by the coding sequence ATGTGCACCATCCTCGCCCATCTGATCCAGGTACGCCGCACCACTGCGGCGAAAGGTTCCCCGGGAGTCCCTGTCACCCCTGCGGGGCGCATGGGGAACAATGGTGAGGTGACCAGGCCCGTCTCCACCCGTGCCGCCCGTCTCGACCAGGTCTGCGCCGCTGCCGTCGAGGTGGCCCGCGCTGGCATCACCGAGGTGGACGCCGACGATGTCGGCGACCACCTGCAGGTCGTGGCCGAGGGTGATCGCCTGGTCACCCATTACTTCGAATGCTGCCTCGCCGGCTACCGCGGCTGGCGGTGGGCGGTCACCGTCACCCGGGTGCCGCGCAGCCGCACGGTGACCATCTGCGAGACGGTGCTGCTGCCCGGCCCGGACGCGCTGCTCGCGCCGGGGTGGCTGCCCTGGCAGGAGCGGCTCAAGCCGGGCGACCTGGGCCCAGGTGACCTGCTGCCGACCTCGCCGGACGATGACCGGCTGGTCCCCGGCTACCTGCTCTCCGACGACCCGGCGGTCGAGGAGACTGCCTGGGAGTTGGGCCTCGGGCGAGCCCGGGTGCTCTCCCGGGAGGGCCGCGCCGATGCCGCGCAGCGCTGGTACGAGGGTGACCACGGCCCCGCCGCGGCCATCTCCGCTTCGGCGCCGTCCGCCGCCCGCTGCGGCACCTGCGGGTTCTACCTGCCGCTGGCCGGTGCCATGCGGCAGGCATTTGGCGCGTGTGGCAACTTCTACGCCCCCGATGACGGCCGGGTGGTGAGTGCCGACCACGGTTGCGGCGCCCACTCCGAGACGCTGATCGAGGCGGCCGAGACCGCCGTCGAGGAGTTGCCCACGGTGTACGACGACAGCGCGGTGGAGGCCATGTCGGTCAGCCGTGCCCCGGGCTCGGTGGAGGCCGCCGAGCCGGCGGAGCCGTACGGGCACTCCTGA
- a CDS encoding DUF2530 domain-containing protein, producing the protein MPNEQPPRPAPLDPPMVPFAVAGLIAWAVAGLVLLIFFRGWLTEHDHENWLWTCLAGFLWGFPGLAVMLRHDANRRRRRAS; encoded by the coding sequence ATGCCGAACGAGCAGCCACCGCGGCCCGCGCCGCTGGACCCGCCGATGGTGCCGTTCGCCGTCGCCGGGCTGATCGCGTGGGCAGTGGCCGGGCTGGTCCTGTTGATCTTCTTCCGGGGCTGGCTCACCGAGCACGATCACGAGAACTGGCTGTGGACCTGCCTGGCCGGTTTCCTGTGGGGCTTCCCCGGTCTCGCCGTGATGCTGCGGCACGACGCCAACCGACGCCGCCGCCGCGCGAGCTGA
- a CDS encoding NCS2 family permease produces the protein MAVEPPENGTPPDPAHPRNGFDRFFEISARGSTVSREVRGGLATFFTMAYIVVLNPLILGGAVDGDGKTLPIPALAAATALVAGLMTILMGVVGRFPLALAAGLGVNALVAYEIAPEMTWADAMGLVVIEGVIIAVLVLTGLRTAVFRSVPTQMKTAIGVGIGLFLTIIGLVDAGFVRRIPDAANTTVPVGLGIGGKLVSWPMLVFVVGLLITLVLVVRRVKGAILIGILASTVLAVIVEAIGNIGPSFVNGQPNPKGWSLNVPELPKTVVDLPDLSLLGKFNVLDSWGRAGWLVVLMFVFTLLITDFFDTMGTMVAVGQEGGLLDEKGTPPKAKEILLVDSIAAAAGGAASTSSNTSYIESAAGVAEGARTGVANLVTGVLFLLAMFLAPLVVVVPFEAASTALVVVGFLMMTAVRTIDWSDYEIAIPAFLTIVLMPFTYSISNGIGAGLITFVVVKLARGKAREIHPLLYGVAALFVLYFLRGPIESLVL, from the coding sequence ATGGCAGTAGAGCCGCCCGAGAACGGCACACCACCCGACCCCGCTCACCCGCGTAACGGCTTCGACCGGTTCTTCGAGATCTCCGCCCGCGGCTCGACGGTGAGCCGTGAGGTACGCGGTGGCCTGGCGACCTTCTTCACGATGGCGTACATCGTGGTGCTCAACCCACTGATCCTGGGCGGTGCCGTCGACGGTGATGGCAAGACCCTCCCGATCCCCGCGCTGGCCGCGGCGACCGCGCTGGTCGCCGGCCTGATGACCATCCTGATGGGTGTGGTGGGCCGGTTCCCGCTGGCGCTCGCCGCCGGTCTCGGTGTCAACGCGCTGGTGGCGTACGAGATCGCCCCCGAGATGACCTGGGCCGACGCCATGGGCCTGGTGGTGATCGAAGGTGTGATCATCGCGGTGCTGGTGCTCACCGGTCTGCGGACTGCGGTGTTCCGCTCGGTGCCGACCCAGATGAAGACCGCGATCGGGGTCGGCATCGGCCTCTTCCTGACCATCATCGGCCTGGTGGACGCCGGCTTCGTCCGGCGGATCCCGGACGCCGCCAACACCACCGTCCCGGTCGGCCTGGGCATCGGCGGCAAGCTGGTGAGCTGGCCGATGCTGGTCTTCGTGGTGGGTCTGCTGATCACCCTGGTGCTGGTGGTCCGCCGGGTGAAGGGCGCGATCCTGATCGGCATCCTCGCCTCGACGGTGCTGGCGGTGATCGTGGAGGCCATCGGCAACATCGGCCCGTCGTTCGTCAACGGTCAGCCCAACCCGAAGGGCTGGTCGCTGAACGTGCCGGAGCTGCCGAAGACGGTGGTGGACCTGCCGGACCTGTCGCTGCTCGGCAAGTTCAACGTGCTCGACTCGTGGGGCCGGGCCGGCTGGCTGGTCGTGCTGATGTTCGTCTTCACGCTGCTGATCACGGACTTCTTCGACACCATGGGCACGATGGTCGCGGTGGGCCAGGAGGGTGGCCTGCTCGACGAGAAGGGCACCCCGCCGAAGGCCAAGGAGATCCTGCTGGTCGACTCGATCGCCGCGGCGGCCGGCGGCGCGGCCAGCACGTCCAGCAACACGTCGTACATCGAGAGCGCCGCCGGTGTCGCGGAGGGCGCCCGGACCGGGGTGGCCAACCTGGTCACCGGCGTGCTCTTCCTGCTGGCGATGTTCCTGGCGCCGCTGGTGGTGGTCGTGCCGTTTGAGGCGGCCTCGACGGCCCTGGTGGTGGTCGGCTTCCTGATGATGACCGCGGTGCGGACGATCGACTGGTCCGACTACGAGATCGCCATCCCGGCGTTCCTCACCATCGTGCTGATGCCGTTCACCTACTCGATCTCCAACGGCATCGGTGCTGGCCTGATCACCTTCGTGGTGGTCAAGCTGGCCAGGGGTAAGGCCCGGGAAATCCACCCGCTGCTGTACGGGGTGGCCGCGCTGTTCGTGCTGTACTTCCTGCGCGGGCCGATCGAGTCTCTGGTGCTCTGA
- a CDS encoding MarR family winged helix-turn-helix transcriptional regulator has translation MTERTVTAKRVPPAQLAPQLRDAITRLNRRVRQARPVGDLTVTQVSALTSLRLAGALTPRELADVERVQPPTMTKIVAKLEDRGLVQRTPHPTDGRQVILAATEGGQAVLDQFERARDEWLAHRLAALDDDERETLHRAAGILQQLARA, from the coding sequence GTGACGGAGCGGACGGTGACGGCGAAACGCGTGCCACCGGCGCAACTGGCTCCCCAGTTGCGTGATGCGATCACCCGACTCAACCGACGGGTCCGCCAGGCCCGACCGGTCGGCGACCTCACGGTCACCCAGGTCTCTGCGCTCACCAGCCTGCGGCTGGCTGGCGCGCTGACGCCCCGGGAACTGGCCGACGTGGAGCGGGTGCAGCCACCGACGATGACCAAGATCGTTGCGAAGTTGGAGGACCGCGGCCTCGTGCAGCGGACCCCCCATCCGACCGACGGCCGGCAGGTCATCCTCGCGGCGACCGAAGGAGGGCAGGCCGTGCTCGACCAGTTCGAGCGGGCCCGCGATGAGTGGTTGGCCCACCGGCTGGCCGCGCTCGACGATGACGAACGGGAGACCCTGCACAGGGCCGCCGGGATTCTTCAGCAGCTCGCTCGCGCCTGA
- a CDS encoding MFS transporter, whose product MQSKLSTMFQSLQVRNYRLFASGQLIKLIGVWMMFIAQDWLVLELSDNSATALGVVTALQFTPVLLLTLLSGRLADRYDKRVLLFAANAFWTVLALGMAVLVLTDLVQLWHVFAFAALLGTANAVETPVRQAFVSELVGTPLLPNALSLNAAVFNSARIVGPAVAGLAIAAFDVGPVFLFTALSSIAPLVNVVRMRTAELHRDALLPRDERASARVIDGLRYVWRRPDLLLPMAVMSVIGMSLFNFQLTLAALAKTVFHTGAASFGLFSTALAVGALGGALSGTSRRSRPSVWLVLGAAIACASFGTMVGFASAYWLVVTLLVPTGFFMVFFAQAANQRVQLGVDAAFRGRVMALWVLVFLGTNPVGAPLIGWVAEHYGAGASIWMGGLISLATALIALTWQLRRSGARLRFRVLPMPRFYVTSTDC is encoded by the coding sequence GTGCAGTCCAAGCTGAGCACGATGTTCCAGTCCCTACAGGTCCGCAACTACCGCCTTTTCGCATCCGGGCAGCTGATCAAGCTGATCGGCGTCTGGATGATGTTCATCGCCCAGGACTGGCTCGTCCTCGAGCTCTCCGACAACTCGGCCACCGCGCTCGGCGTGGTCACTGCACTCCAGTTCACCCCGGTGCTGCTGCTCACGCTGCTCTCCGGCCGGCTCGCCGACCGGTACGACAAGCGGGTGCTGCTCTTTGCCGCGAACGCCTTCTGGACCGTGTTGGCGCTCGGCATGGCCGTGCTGGTCCTCACCGACCTGGTGCAGCTCTGGCACGTCTTCGCCTTCGCCGCGCTGCTCGGCACCGCCAATGCTGTGGAGACCCCGGTCCGCCAGGCGTTCGTCTCCGAGTTGGTCGGTACGCCACTGCTGCCCAACGCGCTGTCGCTCAACGCGGCCGTGTTCAACTCCGCCCGGATCGTCGGCCCGGCCGTCGCCGGTCTGGCCATCGCCGCCTTCGACGTGGGGCCGGTCTTCCTCTTCACCGCGCTCAGCTCGATCGCGCCGCTGGTCAACGTGGTCCGGATGCGTACGGCCGAGCTGCACCGCGACGCCCTGCTGCCCCGGGACGAGCGGGCGTCGGCCCGGGTGATCGACGGGCTGCGGTACGTGTGGCGCCGCCCGGACCTGCTGCTGCCGATGGCGGTGATGTCGGTGATCGGCATGTCGCTGTTCAACTTCCAGCTCACCCTGGCTGCGCTGGCCAAGACGGTGTTCCACACCGGTGCCGCCTCCTTCGGCCTGTTCAGCACCGCGCTGGCGGTTGGCGCGCTGGGTGGTGCGCTCAGCGGCACCAGCCGGCGCAGTCGACCGTCGGTCTGGCTGGTGCTCGGTGCCGCGATCGCATGCGCCAGCTTCGGCACCATGGTCGGCTTCGCGTCGGCGTACTGGTTGGTCGTGACGCTGCTGGTGCCGACCGGCTTCTTCATGGTCTTCTTCGCTCAGGCCGCCAACCAGCGGGTCCAGTTGGGTGTGGACGCGGCCTTCCGGGGTCGGGTGATGGCCCTGTGGGTGCTGGTGTTCCTGGGTACCAACCCGGTCGGCGCGCCGCTGATCGGCTGGGTCGCGGAGCACTACGGTGCCGGCGCGAGTATCTGGATGGGTGGTCTGATCTCGCTGGCCACCGCGCTGATCGCGCTCACCTGGCAGCTGCGCCGCTCGGGTGCCCGGCTGCGCTTCCGGGTGCTGCCGATGCCCCGCTTCTACGTCACCTCCACCGACTGCTGA
- the thpR gene encoding RNA 2',3'-cyclic phosphodiesterase: MRLFVAVCPPLEALTHLGAEVARLRIGAAAAAGTNVRLADPPELHLTLAFLGEVETARLVEVESALGLAAEWFRDGRDASPRLSLGGGGRFGQGRSTVLWVDLQGDVESLHALARLIRSRLRHARLPYDDKPYRPHLTVARPGDRVDPADIEADQATLDGYQGPPWPATELLLVRSHLGPGPRYDRLAAWPL; this comes from the coding sequence TTGCGGCTCTTCGTGGCGGTCTGCCCGCCCCTTGAGGCCCTTACCCACCTCGGCGCAGAGGTCGCCCGACTGCGGATCGGCGCGGCGGCCGCCGCCGGCACCAACGTCCGGCTCGCTGACCCGCCCGAACTGCACCTCACCCTGGCCTTCCTTGGTGAGGTCGAGACGGCCCGGCTGGTCGAGGTGGAGAGCGCGCTCGGGCTGGCCGCCGAGTGGTTCCGCGACGGTCGGGACGCCTCGCCCCGACTGAGCCTCGGCGGTGGCGGCCGGTTCGGCCAGGGTCGGTCCACCGTGCTCTGGGTGGACCTCCAGGGCGACGTCGAGTCGCTGCACGCACTGGCCCGGCTCATCCGGTCCCGGCTACGGCACGCCCGGCTGCCGTACGACGACAAGCCGTACCGCCCGCACCTGACCGTCGCCCGGCCCGGCGACCGGGTGGACCCGGCCGACATCGAGGCCGACCAGGCCACCCTGGACGGCTACCAGGGGCCGCCGTGGCCGGCGACCGAGCTGCTGCTGGTACGCAGCCACCTCGGCCCCGGGCCACGCTACGACCGCCTCGCCGCCTGGCCGCTCTGA
- a CDS encoding aldo/keto reductase yields the protein MEYTNLGRTGLSVSRLCLGTMNFGPQTSEPDSFAIMDRALEHGINFFDTANVYGWQTGEGITEQIIGRWFAQGGGRREKVVLATKVYGKMGTWPNEQGLSARHIIRACEDSLRRLQTDTIDLYQMHHISRSTPWEEIWQAMETLVAQGKVLYVGSSNFAGWHISVAQEAAGRRNFLGLVSEQCIYNLLTRHVELEVVPAAQHHGLGIIPWSPLHGGLLAGVLRKMAEGVAARGTSGRAADSLVEHRPTIEAYEKLCADLGHDPADVALGWLLSRPGVTAPIIGPRTTEQLDRSLGALEVTFDEATLGRLDELFPPVGKGGPGPEAWAW from the coding sequence ATGGAGTACACGAATCTGGGCCGCACCGGCCTCTCGGTCAGTCGGCTCTGCCTGGGAACGATGAACTTCGGGCCGCAGACGAGCGAGCCGGACAGCTTCGCGATCATGGATCGCGCGCTGGAGCACGGGATCAACTTCTTCGACACCGCCAACGTCTACGGCTGGCAGACCGGGGAGGGGATCACCGAGCAGATCATCGGCCGCTGGTTCGCCCAGGGCGGCGGCCGGCGGGAGAAGGTCGTCCTGGCCACCAAGGTCTACGGCAAGATGGGCACCTGGCCCAACGAGCAGGGCCTCTCCGCCCGGCACATCATCCGGGCCTGTGAGGACTCGCTGCGCCGGTTGCAGACCGACACCATCGACCTCTACCAGATGCACCACATCTCCCGGAGCACGCCATGGGAGGAGATCTGGCAGGCAATGGAGACGCTCGTGGCGCAGGGCAAGGTGCTCTACGTCGGGTCGTCCAACTTCGCCGGTTGGCACATCTCAGTGGCGCAGGAAGCCGCCGGCCGGCGCAACTTCCTCGGGCTCGTCTCCGAACAGTGCATCTACAACCTGCTCACCCGACACGTCGAGTTGGAGGTGGTACCGGCCGCGCAGCACCACGGCCTGGGCATCATCCCCTGGTCGCCGCTGCACGGTGGGCTGCTCGCCGGGGTGCTGCGCAAGATGGCCGAGGGCGTTGCCGCGCGCGGCACCAGCGGCCGCGCGGCCGACTCGCTGGTTGAGCACCGGCCGACCATCGAGGCGTACGAGAAGCTCTGCGCCGATCTCGGCCACGACCCGGCCGACGTGGCGCTCGGCTGGCTGCTGAGTCGGCCGGGGGTGACCGCACCGATCATCGGCCCGCGCACCACCGAGCAGTTGGACCGGTCGCTCGGCGCGCTGGAGGTCACGTTCGACGAGGCGACGCTGGGTCGGCTGGACGAGCTGTTCCCGCCGGTCGGCAAGGGCGGCCCCGGCCCGGAGGCGTGGGCCTGGTGA
- the sepH gene encoding septation protein SepH, which translates to MRPVRFVALSEDGHALVLADEVGRLLALPIDERIAGAMHAEPGAPPLAAAPTAADPIPSLSPRDIQARIRSGESAEDVARIAGVPVDRVLRYAGPVLQERAMLAQHARRTRLKGAEKPTPLAEVVNGRLSQHGIDTEKISWDAYRRDDGTWRIIATWPSGKATAQAIWDLDKTRQAVTPHDDMAQYLCAERPTPILGQEPAPERGGHSLPGPSRGEPSRGGHGLPAASEHPRTGRDPIRAGRDALLASLDRPLGASSGRGLEPRTPAALAGSDAPRQRPVGGGAAALLGGGQGSAFDDDSDAPKEVPAVPSLAVLRPRRTGAAAAGGESTDANGKPRKRLPSWDDVLFGSGPAARESS; encoded by the coding sequence ATGCGCCCAGTACGCTTCGTCGCCCTCTCCGAGGACGGCCATGCCCTGGTTCTCGCCGACGAGGTCGGGCGGCTGCTCGCCCTGCCGATCGACGAGCGGATCGCCGGCGCGATGCACGCCGAGCCGGGTGCCCCGCCGCTCGCGGCGGCACCGACGGCTGCCGACCCGATCCCCTCACTGTCCCCTCGGGACATCCAGGCCCGCATCCGCTCCGGTGAGTCCGCCGAGGACGTCGCCCGGATCGCCGGGGTGCCGGTCGACCGGGTGCTGCGCTACGCCGGCCCGGTGCTCCAGGAGCGGGCGATGCTCGCCCAGCACGCCCGCCGCACCCGGCTCAAGGGCGCGGAGAAGCCCACCCCGCTCGCCGAGGTGGTCAACGGCCGGCTGAGCCAGCACGGCATCGACACCGAGAAGATCTCCTGGGACGCGTACCGGCGCGACGACGGCACCTGGCGGATCATCGCCACCTGGCCGTCCGGCAAGGCCACCGCACAGGCGATCTGGGATCTCGACAAGACCCGGCAGGCGGTCACCCCGCACGACGACATGGCGCAGTACCTGTGCGCCGAGCGACCCACGCCGATCCTCGGCCAGGAGCCGGCGCCGGAGCGGGGCGGGCACTCCCTGCCCGGTCCGTCGCGCGGTGAGCCGAGTCGCGGCGGGCACGGGCTGCCGGCGGCGTCCGAGCACCCGCGCACCGGCCGGGACCCGATCCGGGCCGGGCGGGACGCGCTGCTCGCCTCGCTGGACCGCCCGCTCGGCGCCTCGTCGGGCCGCGGCCTGGAGCCGCGTACCCCGGCCGCCCTTGCCGGCTCGGACGCACCCCGGCAGCGGCCGGTCGGCGGTGGTGCCGCGGCACTGCTCGGCGGCGGCCAGGGGTCGGCCTTCGACGACGACTCGGACGCGCCCAAGGAGGTGCCGGCCGTGCCGTCGCTGGCGGTGCTGCGGCCCCGCCGGACTGGCGCGGCGGCGGCCGGTGGCGAGTCCACCGACGCCAACGGCAAGCCGCGCAAGCGGCTGCCGAGCTGGGACGACGTGCTCTTCGGCAGCGGTCCGGCCGCCCGCGAGTCCTCCTGA
- the serC gene encoding phosphoserine transaminase: MADAPLIRIPDEIKPADGRFGCGPSKVRPAAVSALAEVATSYLGTSHRQKTVRDQVARLRAGIAEFFSLPEGYEVVIGNGGTTAFWEVATFGLIRDRAQFASFGEFGAKFAKSVKDAPFLGEPTVRKADAGTAPTLVAEAGVDVYATPQNETSTGVAVPISRVAGADEGSLLLVDATSGAGGLEVNVGETDVYYFAPQKCFGSDGGLWLALMSPAALDRAAEIKASGRYIPAFLDLVTAIDNSRLEQTYNTPALATIFLAAEQTDWMNAQGGLAWAAKRTAESAATVYGWAERSTVATPFVTDPALRSNVVATIDFADGVDATAIAKALRANGIVDTEPYRKLGRNQLRVALFPAIEPADVEALTASIDYVVERL; the protein is encoded by the coding sequence GTGGCTGACGCACCGCTCATCCGGATTCCCGACGAGATCAAGCCCGCCGACGGACGCTTCGGCTGCGGCCCGTCCAAGGTCCGGCCGGCGGCCGTGTCCGCCCTCGCCGAGGTGGCGACCAGTTACCTGGGCACCTCGCACCGGCAGAAGACGGTCCGCGACCAGGTGGCTCGGCTGCGCGCCGGCATCGCCGAGTTCTTCTCGCTGCCCGAGGGCTACGAGGTGGTGATCGGCAACGGTGGCACCACCGCGTTCTGGGAGGTCGCCACCTTCGGCCTGATCCGGGACCGGGCGCAGTTCGCCAGCTTCGGCGAGTTCGGCGCCAAGTTCGCCAAGTCGGTCAAGGACGCCCCGTTCCTGGGCGAGCCGACCGTCCGCAAGGCCGACGCGGGCACTGCGCCGACCCTGGTCGCCGAGGCCGGCGTGGACGTCTACGCGACGCCGCAGAACGAGACCTCGACCGGTGTGGCGGTGCCGATCAGCCGGGTGGCCGGGGCGGACGAGGGCTCGCTCCTGCTGGTCGACGCCACCTCGGGCGCCGGCGGCCTGGAGGTCAACGTCGGCGAGACCGACGTCTACTACTTCGCGCCGCAGAAGTGCTTCGGCTCCGACGGTGGTCTCTGGCTGGCCCTGATGTCGCCGGCCGCGCTGGACCGGGCCGCCGAGATCAAGGCGTCCGGGCGGTACATCCCCGCCTTCCTCGACCTGGTCACCGCGATCGACAACTCGCGGCTGGAGCAGACGTACAACACCCCGGCGCTGGCCACCATCTTCCTGGCCGCCGAGCAGACCGACTGGATGAACGCGCAGGGCGGGTTGGCCTGGGCCGCCAAGCGCACCGCCGAGAGCGCCGCCACGGTGTACGGCTGGGCGGAGCGGTCCACGGTGGCCACTCCGTTCGTCACCGACCCGGCGCTGCGGTCCAACGTGGTCGCCACCATCGACTTCGCGGACGGGGTGGACGCCACCGCGATCGCCAAGGCGCTGCGCGCCAACGGCATCGTGGACACCGAGCCGTACCGCAAGCTCGGTCGCAACCAGCTGCGGGTGGCGTTGTTCCCGGCCATCGAGCCGGCCGACGTCGAGGCGCTGACGGCGTCCATCGACTACGTGGTCGAACGGCTCTGA
- a CDS encoding citrate synthase 2, with the protein MADFKPGLEGVVAFETEIAEPDREGGALRYRGVDIEDLIGQVSFGNVWALLVDGRFGPGLPPAEPFPVPVHSGDIRVDVQSAVAMLAPYWGLNQLLDISDEQAREDLARVSVTALSFVAQSARGLGLPAVPQKEIDKAQTIVERFMKRWRGEPDPRHVKAVDAYFISAAEHGLNASTFTARIVASTGADAAACISSGIGALSGPLHGGAPSRVLSMLEAVERSGDAEGYVKGVLDRGERLMGFGHRVYRAEDPRARVLRRTAKELGAPRFEIAEALEKAALAELQARRPDRVLATNVEFWSAVVLDFAEVPAHMFTSMFTCARMGGWSAHILEQKRLQRLVRPSARYIGPNTRKPSEVEGWSAIPHGV; encoded by the coding sequence ATGGCCGATTTCAAACCCGGGCTGGAGGGCGTAGTCGCCTTCGAGACCGAGATCGCCGAACCGGACCGTGAGGGTGGCGCGCTGCGCTATCGCGGGGTCGACATCGAGGATCTGATCGGCCAGGTCTCGTTCGGCAACGTCTGGGCGCTGCTGGTCGACGGCCGGTTCGGGCCGGGCCTGCCGCCGGCGGAGCCGTTCCCGGTGCCGGTGCACTCCGGCGACATCCGCGTCGACGTGCAGTCCGCGGTCGCCATGCTGGCCCCGTACTGGGGGCTCAACCAGCTGCTGGACATCTCCGACGAGCAGGCCCGCGAGGACCTCGCCCGGGTCTCGGTGACCGCGCTCTCCTTCGTCGCCCAGTCCGCCCGGGGCCTCGGCCTGCCGGCGGTGCCGCAGAAGGAGATCGACAAGGCACAGACCATCGTCGAGCGGTTCATGAAGCGCTGGCGGGGCGAGCCCGACCCGCGGCACGTCAAGGCCGTTGACGCGTACTTCATCTCGGCCGCCGAGCACGGCCTGAACGCCTCCACCTTCACCGCCCGCATCGTCGCCTCCACCGGGGCGGACGCGGCGGCCTGCATCTCCTCCGGCATCGGCGCCCTCTCCGGCCCGCTGCACGGCGGGGCCCCGTCCCGGGTGCTCAGCATGCTGGAGGCGGTGGAGCGCAGCGGTGACGCGGAGGGCTACGTCAAGGGCGTGCTGGACCGCGGCGAGCGGCTGATGGGCTTCGGCCACCGGGTCTACCGGGCCGAGGACCCGCGCGCCCGAGTGCTCCGGCGCACCGCCAAGGAGCTGGGCGCGCCGCGCTTCGAGATCGCCGAGGCGCTGGAGAAGGCGGCCCTGGCCGAGTTGCAGGCCCGCCGCCCGGACCGGGTGCTGGCCACCAACGTCGAGTTCTGGTCGGCCGTGGTCCTGGACTTCGCCGAGGTGCCGGCGCACATGTTCACCTCGATGTTCACCTGCGCCCGGATGGGCGGCTGGAGCGCGCACATCCTGGAGCAGAAGCGCCTGCAGCGGCTGGTCCGTCCGTCCGCCCGGTACATCGGCCCGAACACCCGCAAGCCCAGCGAGGTCGAAGGCTGGAGCGCCATCCCGCACGGCGTCTGA
- the pdxH gene encoding pyridoxamine 5'-phosphate oxidase yields the protein MRNEYAADLGLTEADLAADWHTQFDRWFADAVAFGLPEPNAMVVGTADAAGRPSGRTVLLKGYDPDGFVFFTNHLSRKGVEASANPYASLVFPWFPMQRQVLVTGRIAPVDRAAVESYFASRPRASQLGAWASPQSQVVPDRAALEERYRAAAERFADEAVIPTPPHWGGLRVRPESVEFWQGRAGRLHDRLRFRRTDDGPPGDGPPDGPRTEGESWTVERLAP from the coding sequence ATGCGTAACGAGTACGCCGCGGACCTGGGCCTGACCGAAGCTGACCTGGCCGCCGACTGGCACACCCAGTTCGACCGCTGGTTCGCCGACGCGGTGGCCTTCGGGCTACCCGAACCGAACGCGATGGTGGTCGGCACCGCCGACGCCGCCGGCCGGCCGAGCGGGCGGACCGTACTGCTCAAGGGGTACGACCCGGACGGCTTCGTCTTCTTCACCAACCACCTCTCCCGCAAGGGCGTCGAGGCGTCGGCCAACCCGTACGCCAGCCTGGTCTTCCCGTGGTTCCCGATGCAGCGTCAGGTGCTGGTCACCGGGCGGATCGCGCCGGTCGACCGGGCGGCGGTCGAGTCGTACTTCGCCAGCCGCCCGCGCGCCTCCCAGTTGGGCGCCTGGGCCAGCCCGCAGTCCCAGGTGGTGCCGGACCGGGCCGCGCTGGAGGAGCGCTACCGCGCGGCGGCCGAGCGGTTCGCCGACGAGGCCGTCATCCCGACCCCGCCGCACTGGGGTGGGTTGCGGGTCCGGCCCGAGTCGGTGGAGTTCTGGCAGGGCCGGGCCGGCCGGTTGCACGACCGGCTCCGCTTCCGCCGCACTGACGACGGCCCACCCGGCGACGGTCCGCCCGACGGCCCCCGCACCGAGGGCGAGAGCTGGACCGTCGAGCGGTTGGCGCCGTGA